A single genomic interval of Elusimicrobiaceae bacterium harbors:
- a CDS encoding FKBP-type peptidyl-prolyl cis-trans isomerase, which yields MKKLLTLLFVFSLFVSASAQETVAASEQVPAETAVQETAEPVQDPAERNKMLYSLGFLLGDNLKRQLILDNEDDYKALSQGMRDSLLNKESQTKLDDYKAQIIEKYQKDAEIISQRHLQEQKEYLENFSKEKGVKVLDNGAMIKLAKKGKGRTPKTDSKVTVHYEGKLVDGTKFDSSYDRNETFTTKLTDVVPCWTKALQQMRPSSKATVVCPAETAYGNRPVGVIPAGSTLIFTVELVGIED from the coding sequence ATGAAAAAACTATTAACACTCTTATTTGTCTTTTCTTTATTCGTTTCTGCTTCTGCGCAAGAAACCGTTGCCGCTTCAGAGCAAGTGCCGGCAGAAACGGCCGTACAAGAAACTGCCGAACCGGTGCAAGATCCTGCCGAGCGCAATAAAATGTTGTACTCTTTAGGTTTTTTGTTGGGAGATAATTTGAAACGTCAGTTGATTTTGGATAATGAAGACGATTATAAAGCTCTTTCTCAAGGTATGAGAGACAGTTTGCTTAATAAAGAATCCCAAACCAAATTGGACGATTATAAGGCCCAGATTATTGAAAAGTACCAAAAAGATGCTGAAATTATTAGCCAAAGACATCTACAGGAACAAAAAGAATATTTGGAGAACTTTTCCAAAGAAAAGGGCGTAAAAGTATTAGATAACGGTGCCATGATTAAACTGGCTAAAAAAGGAAAGGGCCGTACTCCTAAAACAGATAGCAAAGTGACCGTACATTATGAGGGGAAATTGGTCGATGGTACTAAATTTGACAGTTCTTACGACCGTAATGAAACTTTTACGACCAAATTAACAGACGTGGTGCCCTGCTGGACCAAAGCCTTGCAGCAAATGCGTCCTTCCTCTAAAGCCACAGTGGTTTGCCCTGCCGAAACAGCATACGGCAACCGTCCGGTAGGGGTAATCCCGGCCGGTTCTACTTTAATATTTACAGTAGAACTTGTGGGCATTGAAGACTAA
- a CDS encoding AI-2E family transporter has protein sequence MMDKTEKTSLYYQRMNLICLTIIAAGIITAGLIYTRALMIPLVIAIFAYTILGQAASLLHRRFNFPAWAALTVAILFFVLCFSGIIYFTVNSVGNFLKEAEMYRDNLLGSVSDVLTKLSERGIDLDRTSIMAYLKDLPLFAWFKNFGGQLFSLFSNSTLIILFIIFLLLGEKKLLAASPNKTVQEMLSNISKYLSVKLTTSLVTALIVWFILVLFKVKMAFLFGLLTFLLNFIPSVGSIIAVLLPAPVLFLQYGAGTNFFVVLGLMTATQFTIGNLIEPHMMGDGMDLHPVVVIASLIFWSLVWGVPGAFLSVPITASIKIVLSKMKHTRPVAELLAGRLPQ, from the coding sequence ATGATGGACAAAACCGAAAAGACAAGCCTTTATTATCAGCGAATGAACCTTATTTGTTTAACAATTATTGCTGCCGGTATCATTACAGCCGGACTTATCTATACCCGCGCCTTAATGATTCCATTGGTCATTGCCATTTTTGCTTACACGATTTTAGGACAAGCGGCTTCTTTGTTGCATCGGCGGTTTAATTTTCCGGCTTGGGCTGCGCTAACGGTGGCTATTCTCTTTTTTGTTTTGTGTTTTTCGGGCATTATTTATTTTACGGTCAACTCTGTGGGAAACTTTCTTAAAGAGGCGGAGATGTATCGTGATAATTTGCTCGGCTCCGTATCTGATGTGCTTACCAAACTCTCCGAACGCGGCATAGATTTGGACCGCACCTCTATTATGGCCTATTTAAAAGATTTGCCGTTATTTGCCTGGTTTAAAAATTTCGGTGGGCAGTTGTTCTCCCTCTTTTCCAACTCTACTTTGATTATTCTGTTTATTATTTTCTTGTTATTGGGAGAGAAAAAGTTGCTGGCGGCCTCCCCCAACAAAACCGTACAAGAAATGCTATCCAACATTTCCAAATATCTTTCCGTCAAACTTACCACCTCTTTGGTGACAGCATTAATTGTTTGGTTTATTTTAGTGCTTTTTAAAGTTAAAATGGCCTTCTTATTTGGCTTGTTAACTTTCTTGCTCAATTTTATTCCTAGTGTCGGCTCTATTATTGCAGTGCTTTTGCCGGCTCCGGTGTTGTTTTTGCAATACGGTGCGGGAACGAACTTTTTTGTAGTGTTGGGTTTAATGACTGCCACTCAATTTACGATCGGCAATTTAATTGAGCCGCACATGATGGGAGACGGTATGGACTTGCACCCCGTAGTGGTGATTGCTTCTTTAATCTTTTGGAGTTTGGTATGGGGTGTACCGGGAGCCTTCTTATCTGTTCCCATTACTGCTTCCATTAAAATTGTGTTAAGCAAAATGAAGCACACTCGGCCGGTGGCAGAACTACTAGCAGGCAGACTTCCACAATAA
- the lpoB gene encoding penicillin-binding protein activator LpoB, whose translation MKKLLISLLVLPFIFACATKVERVDSRLIKDVSGRWNDADSQMVASEMIQDCLNSGWYSKATTRLGKEPVVIVGSVANDSMEHINTATFIEEMQRALINSGKVEFVASREERGELREERLEQDEFASEETRKAFGREIGADYMLSGVINSIVDSQSNKAVVFYQVNLKLIDIESNKIVWNGQKQIKKYVTRSKTSW comes from the coding sequence ATGAAAAAACTGTTAATAAGTCTTTTGGTTTTGCCATTTATATTTGCTTGTGCCACCAAAGTAGAGCGGGTGGACAGCCGGTTGATTAAAGATGTCAGTGGCCGTTGGAATGATGCGGATTCTCAAATGGTGGCTTCAGAGATGATTCAAGATTGCTTGAACTCCGGTTGGTATAGCAAAGCCACAACTCGCTTGGGCAAAGAACCTGTGGTCATTGTGGGCAGCGTAGCCAATGACAGTATGGAACATATCAACACTGCTACTTTTATAGAAGAAATGCAGCGCGCTTTGATTAACTCCGGCAAGGTGGAATTTGTTGCCAGCCGTGAAGAACGCGGAGAATTGCGGGAGGAACGTTTGGAGCAAGATGAATTTGCCAGCGAAGAAACTCGCAAAGCATTTGGTCGTGAAATTGGAGCCGACTATATGCTTTCCGGTGTAATTAATTCCATTGTGGACTCACAGAGCAATAAAGCTGTTGTTTTTTATCAAGTGAATTTGAAACTGATTGATATTGAAAGCAATAAGATTGTTTGGAACGGTCAAAAGCAAATTAAAAAATACGTGACTCGTAGCAAAACCAGCTGGTAA